One genomic window of Bartonella sp. HY038 includes the following:
- a CDS encoding DUF1624 domain-containing protein, with protein sequence MIKTSAVNNTPQKRLRLQKLDILRAIALIGMVVFHFSWDLAYFRYISADTIANGWLTDLAHIVASSFLFLSGFSLYLAHSNGINWHAFTRRFIAIIFAAGLVSLATFYILPDNFIYFGILHEIALTSFVGLLFLRMPWLINVIVAAAVFYAPNFLPPVYGNIFLWLGLNPAPPSTFDYVPFFPWFSAGLLGLTLAQLMDKLNVLSLLQAGIKPNFLNRMLQWFGRHTLLIYLIHQPILMAGFFVYSSIIPPREPTIAEIRVTAENECRKFAGLGDDESTKFCACAFDELDKQGLLADFLHGLIDLTDDRVDHIRSTCLVGDDVLETPAQNAN encoded by the coding sequence ATGATAAAGACAAGCGCGGTCAATAATACCCCACAAAAGCGATTGCGGTTGCAAAAGCTTGATATATTGCGTGCTATTGCGTTAATTGGCATGGTGGTATTCCATTTTAGCTGGGATCTTGCTTATTTTCGCTATATTTCGGCTGATACAATAGCTAATGGTTGGCTGACGGATTTGGCCCATATTGTCGCCAGTAGCTTTTTGTTTTTAAGTGGCTTTAGCCTTTATCTTGCGCATAGCAATGGAATAAACTGGCATGCATTTACGCGGCGATTTATTGCTATCATTTTTGCAGCCGGTTTGGTAAGCTTAGCGACCTTTTATATTCTGCCTGATAATTTCATTTATTTTGGTATTCTACATGAAATCGCCTTAACTAGTTTTGTTGGCTTGTTGTTTTTGCGTATGCCTTGGCTAATTAATGTCATTGTTGCTGCAGCCGTGTTTTATGCACCAAATTTTTTACCCCCTGTTTATGGAAATATATTTTTATGGCTAGGATTAAATCCGGCGCCACCATCAACTTTTGATTATGTACCATTCTTCCCATGGTTTTCCGCAGGTCTGCTAGGCTTAACCCTTGCGCAGTTAATGGATAAGTTAAATGTTTTGTCGCTTTTGCAGGCTGGTATCAAACCAAATTTTTTAAACCGAATGTTACAATGGTTTGGTCGCCATACGCTTCTTATCTATCTTATTCATCAGCCAATTTTAATGGCGGGATTTTTTGTATATTCTAGTATAATTCCGCCACGTGAGCCAACAATTGCTGAAATAAGGGTTACTGCGGAAAATGAATGTCGTAAATTTGCTGGATTGGGAGATGATGAAAGCACGAAATTTTGCGCCTGTGCTTTTGATGAGTTGGACAAACAAGGTCTTTTAGCCGATTTTTTACATGGGCTTATAGATCTAACTGATGATCGTGTTGATCATATTCGTTCAACTTGTCTTGTTGGCGATGATGTATTGGAAACTCCTGCGCAGAATGCAAATTAA
- a CDS encoding superoxide dismutase, translated as MAFELPELPYAYDALGPYMSRETLEYHHDKHHLAYVTAGNNLIKDSGFEGKSLEEVVKGSYGKNQPLFNNAGQHYNHTLFWQWMKKNGGGNKLPEKLAKAIESDLGGFDKFRADFIAAGVGQFGSGWAWVAVKDGKLEIMKTPNGENPLVHGATPILGVDVWEHSYYIDYRNARPKYLEAFIDNLINWDFVLELYEKA; from the coding sequence ATGGCTTTTGAATTACCCGAGCTTCCATATGCCTATGATGCATTAGGGCCATATATGTCACGTGAGACTTTAGAATATCACCACGACAAGCATCATCTTGCTTATGTCACAGCAGGTAACAACCTTATCAAGGATTCTGGCTTTGAAGGTAAAAGCCTTGAAGAGGTGGTTAAAGGTAGCTATGGCAAAAACCAACCATTATTCAATAATGCCGGCCAGCATTATAACCACACATTGTTCTGGCAATGGATGAAAAAAAATGGCGGCGGCAATAAATTGCCAGAAAAGCTAGCAAAAGCAATTGAAAGCGATTTAGGCGGTTTTGATAAATTCCGCGCCGATTTTATTGCCGCAGGCGTCGGTCAATTCGGCTCTGGTTGGGCTTGGGTTGCTGTTAAAGATGGCAAGCTTGAAATCATGAAAACACCAAATGGTGAAAACCCACTCGTGCATGGTGCAACACCAATTCTTGGTGTCGATGTTTGGGAACATTCCTATTATATCGATTACCGCAATGCTCGTCCTAAATATCTTGAAGCATTTATCGACAATCTCATCAATTGGGATTTCGTGCTTGAGCTTTACGAAAAAGCATAA